In one Chitinophaga sancti genomic region, the following are encoded:
- a CDS encoding 7TM-DISM domain-containing protein: MPSGVANHFISILLLFATLGVRAQSKIHYLNNEPVLEISTDSTRIIVGNPYPNDERYRFSLTEPLNYTLYIDGKPYKAGPAVPSRQRERGEIYLTFKGNSNTSLDLQLHVTELQRYGYRVHPSIRLEKEIAAASRDHLLIISWIITITLLGCFAAYNLYTWFQLHDRVNLWYLVVQVGSMIFITSFKHFTNQLLPFSCYQLRSMPDGTVYMYNLNSLFLHIGCMIIFTGLIQLTRSYLRTKELLPIYDKVLHYLLVGYIIFELIPCIATISGWFYMDNYTLVYEDVYICILSLSILITSIVAYKKRIRAAGAFMLANTLPIVFATGLAIFFIINSAPTYSNNSSLLPEIAIISQLITFTIVLISRIKTIHEELDAKGYEIARLETDIAKSRHHHWLIEKENEQITLAIQAEKDRNEQLQQKLDTNNRELVSNSLYIHQKNKLLDDLKKQLHDIDELYPAIKSIKTSLREHKFLDAEWDKFRLHFEQVHPGFFEKLKLKHPSLTNNELRLYAYFHINLSTKEIATLLNIEAASVRQAKTRLNKKLKVNV; this comes from the coding sequence ATGCCATCTGGAGTCGCTAATCATTTCATTTCTATACTACTACTGTTCGCTACATTGGGGGTACGCGCACAATCTAAAATTCACTATCTGAATAATGAACCAGTTCTGGAAATCAGCACTGATTCTACCCGGATCATAGTGGGGAACCCCTATCCCAACGATGAAAGATACCGGTTTTCCCTCACCGAACCACTGAATTATACATTATATATAGACGGAAAGCCTTATAAAGCAGGTCCGGCAGTTCCATCCCGCCAGCGCGAAAGAGGGGAAATATACCTTACATTCAAGGGCAACTCGAACACTAGCCTGGATCTGCAATTGCATGTAACGGAACTACAGCGCTATGGCTACAGGGTCCATCCCAGCATCCGCCTGGAAAAGGAAATAGCCGCTGCCAGCCGGGATCACCTGCTCATCATTTCCTGGATTATCACGATTACCCTGCTGGGCTGTTTTGCAGCGTATAATTTATATACCTGGTTCCAGTTACATGACCGGGTCAACCTCTGGTACCTGGTGGTACAGGTGGGATCCATGATCTTCATTACTTCTTTCAAACATTTTACGAACCAGCTGCTGCCCTTCTCCTGTTATCAACTCAGGTCTATGCCTGATGGTACGGTGTATATGTACAACCTCAACTCCCTCTTTTTGCATATTGGTTGTATGATCATTTTTACCGGGCTCATTCAACTGACCCGCTCCTACCTCCGCACTAAAGAACTCTTGCCAATCTATGATAAAGTGTTGCATTATTTGCTGGTCGGGTATATCATTTTTGAGCTCATTCCATGTATTGCGACCATATCCGGTTGGTTTTATATGGACAATTATACCCTGGTATACGAGGATGTGTATATCTGTATACTTTCCCTAAGTATATTGATTACCAGCATAGTAGCATACAAAAAACGCATCCGGGCAGCCGGGGCCTTCATGCTGGCCAATACCCTGCCCATTGTATTTGCTACCGGGCTGGCCATATTCTTCATTATCAATTCTGCGCCCACTTATTCCAATAACAGCTCCCTGCTGCCAGAGATCGCTATCATCTCCCAGCTCATTACCTTCACCATCGTGCTGATCTCCCGCATCAAAACCATCCATGAGGAACTGGATGCCAAAGGTTATGAAATAGCCCGGCTGGAAACAGACATTGCTAAAAGCAGGCATCACCACTGGCTGATTGAAAAAGAAAATGAGCAGATCACCCTTGCTATACAGGCAGAGAAAGACAGAAATGAACAACTACAGCAAAAACTGGATACCAATAACCGGGAGCTGGTGAGTAATAGTCTCTACATCCACCAGAAAAATAAATTGCTGGATGACCTGAAAAAACAATTACATGATATTGATGAACTATACCCGGCTATAAAATCCATCAAAACATCGTTGCGGGAACATAAATTCCTGGATGCCGAATGGGATAAATTCAGGTTACATTTTGAACAGGTACACCCCGGTTTCTTCGAAAAACTGAAATTGAAACACCCCAGTCTCACCAATAATGAGCTGAGATTATACGCCTATTTCCATATCAACTTATCTACAAAAGAGATTGCCACCCTGCTTAATATTGAAGCAGCGAGTGTACGACAAGCGAAAACAAGACTAAATAAAAAGCTGAAGGTCAACGTATAA
- a CDS encoding TonB-dependent receptor encodes MFLLAQETTSEIHGIVTDGQTGIPGAVITAVHTPTGTRYVTTSRSDGRYNFANVRVGGPYTIAVTYVGYGDQHLDNINLSLGQEFTGNFTLAPSTKQLGEVIVKGKQDKTFNNSRTGSQEIISRDQLEKLPTISRSAQDFTRLEPTSSTVAAGQSFGGRSPQYNNFTVDGANFNNSFGLSGTLGGQTSAQPISLDAIEQVQVSVSPYDVRQGGFSGAGVNAVTRSGTNTLKASVYTYIKGAGTQGYKVGNSQVAKTPLSFNIRGLSVGGPIIKNKLFFFVSLESSRQTAPATSWVPSDASHPASASAGISNANADTLNALATFLKSNFGYDPGAFSGYSFRTNSDKATIKFDWNLSEKHSLTVKYNYLKSFTDQFASNSRPAGVTNGQPSINSLPFFGSGYVINNNFNIFIAELNSRFSNRVSNKFQVGYTALRDYRTPNSNSNTFPLVDILNNGNIYTTFGYEPYTYNNVLNTDVFQISDIFTYYASAHEITVGTQDYYRKYQNAFAPGYQGAYQFNSLTDFYNSATTGAQNAKSYYLQYSALKDGSFPWAYAGSTELGVFAQDKWRVSDRFTFTYGVRFDMTIYKQSFTDNPNFDKLTFKDGQYNIGKAPGNAVLVSPRIGFNYDVMGDRTLQLRGGFGIFSGPPPFVWLSNQASNNGIQWGSFTNTSGVAFNADPNAYRPAAASANTSYSVALTDKNFKYPSVLKGSLAVDKKINDWVFTVEGTYTKDINAVYFSNINLNEANAYALNNGGDNRMRYNTSLTTSLNTSNKYYSGSTLDNPNIGNAILMKNNNKGYTYNVTAKIERTFGNLFTSVAYSHGDARNTSETGSTASSMWSARAVSGDPNGGSLAYGSYRLPNRVIAMASYKVSYAKYFSTSFGAIFEAAPAGTVSYIYNGDLNGDGFNNDLIYIPKSATDINLINVGSYNTTSHTGSTTGTTADPRSSSQMYTQLDNFISQNKYLAFHRGETAKANAAVLPYYKKLDVNITEDISVKTGKDRHTLRLSLDIINVGNFLNRNWGIVQAATVNNFLKFEGLAADGKTPLFSFPYADSKNQVPYVNSYANNTAILSRWQMQFGIRYILN; translated from the coding sequence ATGTTTCTGCTGGCGCAGGAAACAACCTCCGAAATTCACGGTATCGTTACCGACGGTCAGACAGGAATACCGGGTGCTGTCATTACTGCTGTACACACACCTACCGGAACACGTTATGTAACCACCAGCCGTTCTGACGGTCGTTACAACTTTGCGAACGTACGCGTAGGCGGTCCTTACACGATCGCAGTTACTTACGTGGGATATGGCGATCAGCACCTGGACAACATCAACCTTTCTTTGGGGCAGGAATTTACCGGCAACTTCACTCTCGCCCCAAGTACCAAACAACTGGGCGAAGTAATTGTAAAAGGCAAGCAGGATAAAACCTTCAACAACAGCCGTACCGGTTCCCAGGAAATCATCAGCAGAGACCAGCTGGAAAAATTACCAACTATCAGCCGTTCTGCACAGGACTTTACCCGCCTGGAACCTACCAGCAGCACCGTAGCGGCCGGCCAGAGCTTTGGTGGCCGCAGCCCTCAGTACAACAACTTTACTGTAGACGGGGCTAACTTCAATAACTCCTTCGGCTTGTCTGGTACCCTGGGTGGTCAAACCAGCGCACAGCCTATCAGCCTGGATGCGATCGAGCAGGTACAGGTGAGTGTATCGCCTTACGACGTTCGCCAGGGTGGTTTTTCCGGTGCCGGTGTAAATGCCGTAACCAGGAGTGGTACCAATACCCTGAAAGCTTCTGTCTATACCTATATTAAAGGTGCCGGCACCCAGGGGTATAAAGTAGGGAACAGCCAGGTGGCAAAAACACCGCTGTCCTTCAATATCCGTGGCCTTTCTGTCGGTGGTCCGATCATTAAGAACAAGCTGTTCTTCTTCGTGAGCCTGGAATCTTCCCGTCAAACGGCGCCTGCTACCAGCTGGGTGCCTTCCGATGCCAGCCACCCTGCAAGCGCCTCAGCCGGTATCTCAAATGCCAATGCTGATACGCTGAATGCACTGGCTACATTCCTGAAGTCAAACTTTGGCTACGATCCGGGGGCCTTCAGTGGTTATTCATTCAGAACGAACAGTGATAAAGCTACCATCAAGTTCGACTGGAACCTGAGTGAAAAACATTCATTGACAGTAAAATATAACTACCTGAAATCATTCACCGACCAGTTCGCGAGCAACAGCCGCCCTGCAGGTGTTACCAATGGTCAGCCCAGCATCAACTCCCTGCCTTTCTTTGGTAGCGGTTATGTGATCAATAACAACTTCAACATCTTTATCGCTGAATTGAATTCCCGCTTCAGCAATAGGGTGTCCAACAAATTCCAGGTAGGCTACACCGCCCTGCGCGACTACCGTACGCCTAATTCTAATTCAAATACCTTCCCGCTGGTAGATATCCTGAACAATGGTAATATCTATACCACCTTCGGATACGAACCATATACTTATAACAACGTATTGAATACAGACGTATTCCAGATCTCAGACATCTTTACCTACTACGCCAGTGCACACGAAATCACTGTCGGTACACAGGACTATTACAGGAAATACCAGAACGCATTTGCACCAGGCTACCAGGGCGCTTACCAGTTCAATAGCCTGACAGACTTCTACAACAGTGCGACTACAGGTGCACAGAATGCAAAAAGCTATTACCTGCAATACTCTGCACTGAAAGATGGTTCTTTCCCATGGGCATATGCAGGTTCTACAGAGCTGGGTGTATTTGCACAGGATAAATGGAGAGTATCTGACCGTTTCACCTTCACCTATGGTGTTCGTTTTGATATGACCATCTACAAACAATCTTTTACTGACAACCCTAATTTCGACAAACTGACTTTCAAAGATGGTCAGTACAACATCGGTAAAGCTCCTGGCAATGCCGTGCTGGTATCTCCACGCATCGGTTTCAACTATGATGTAATGGGTGACAGAACCCTGCAGCTGAGAGGTGGTTTCGGTATCTTCTCCGGTCCTCCGCCATTCGTATGGTTGAGCAACCAGGCTAGTAACAATGGTATCCAGTGGGGTTCCTTTACCAATACTTCAGGTGTTGCCTTCAATGCTGATCCAAATGCATACCGCCCTGCAGCTGCTTCCGCTAATACATCTTATAGCGTAGCCCTGACAGACAAGAATTTCAAATACCCATCCGTATTGAAAGGAAGCCTGGCAGTAGATAAAAAGATCAATGACTGGGTATTCACTGTAGAAGGTACCTATACCAAGGATATCAATGCTGTTTATTTCTCTAATATCAACCTGAATGAAGCCAATGCTTATGCATTGAATAATGGTGGTGATAACCGTATGAGATATAACACATCACTGACTACCTCTCTGAATACTAGCAATAAGTATTATTCAGGCAGTACACTGGATAATCCTAACATTGGTAATGCGATCCTGATGAAGAATAACAACAAAGGGTATACGTACAATGTGACTGCGAAAATTGAGCGTACCTTTGGTAACCTGTTCACCAGCGTAGCTTATTCTCATGGTGATGCAAGAAATACCTCCGAAACAGGCAGTACCGCTTCTTCTATGTGGAGTGCCCGTGCGGTAAGTGGTGATCCTAATGGTGGTAGCCTGGCATATGGTTCTTACAGGTTGCCTAACCGTGTGATCGCGATGGCTTCCTACAAAGTATCTTATGCTAAGTACTTCTCAACTTCATTCGGTGCCATCTTCGAAGCTGCTCCTGCCGGTACAGTATCTTATATCTACAATGGTGACCTGAACGGCGACGGTTTCAACAATGACCTGATCTATATTCCAAAGAGTGCTACCGATATTAACCTGATCAATGTCGGTTCTTACAATACTACCTCACATACAGGTTCTACTACTGGTACTACTGCAGATCCAAGGTCTTCTTCCCAGATGTATACCCAGCTGGACAACTTCATTAGTCAGAACAAATACCTTGCTTTCCATCGTGGCGAAACAGCAAAAGCAAATGCTGCTGTATTACCATATTACAAGAAGCTGGATGT